In Actinomyces radicidentis, one genomic interval encodes:
- a CDS encoding YihY/virulence factor BrkB family protein, with the protein MTASTADNERPGDPSTELEGASALDSHDEGRRVAAAHAATDGRTDADGTTSTGATTAGAAKLDVPVNARGEEAGPDNRNDPSGGVAGKAMGLVERYNRSRLGRLLSRYGTGRGGLIAGGIAYTGLFSTFAALAIGISFLMATIGRNPDIRDAVITSLNSMLPGVIDDGSGSGLVTIDDLTVSSALNIGSIIAILTLIYSAMGLMGALKSGVRAMFGIVQLPQNPVMNQVWNLTGFLVIMVSVAVTALASIVTNTLATAISSLPSWIAGPGGTILTLAVSFVLDAATFALIIWVCGVRPPRKDYVWGSVIAAIGFGVLRQVGTSAVGSVSKNPLLASFAAIIVLVLWLHLAARVVLYVSAWMANPPRPQSIDHPDEVHANETPNYVTLSVPETLAWPRQSLSGTVEVDTTAHPDYVPPVELDEHGRPAEGEPADVSSLGSRVNRWRYNRARKNLDSARRRYLGED; encoded by the coding sequence ATGACCGCCTCGACCGCAGACAACGAGCGCCCCGGCGACCCGAGCACCGAGCTCGAGGGCGCCTCCGCGCTCGACTCGCACGACGAGGGCCGCCGCGTCGCCGCGGCGCACGCGGCGACGGACGGCCGCACCGACGCCGACGGGACGACGAGCACGGGCGCCACGACCGCCGGCGCCGCGAAGCTCGACGTCCCCGTCAACGCCCGCGGCGAGGAGGCCGGGCCAGATAACCGCAACGACCCCTCCGGCGGCGTCGCGGGGAAGGCCATGGGCCTCGTCGAGCGCTACAACCGGTCCCGGCTGGGACGTCTCCTCTCGCGCTACGGTACCGGTCGCGGCGGGCTCATCGCCGGCGGCATCGCCTACACGGGGCTGTTCTCCACCTTCGCGGCCCTCGCCATCGGCATCAGCTTCCTCATGGCGACGATCGGTCGGAACCCGGACATCCGCGACGCCGTCATCACGTCCCTCAACTCGATGCTGCCCGGAGTCATCGACGACGGCTCGGGCAGCGGCCTGGTCACCATCGACGACCTCACCGTCTCCTCGGCGCTCAACATCGGGTCGATCATCGCGATCCTCACGCTCATCTACTCGGCCATGGGGCTCATGGGGGCGCTCAAGTCGGGCGTGCGCGCCATGTTCGGCATCGTGCAGCTCCCGCAGAACCCGGTGATGAACCAGGTCTGGAACCTCACCGGCTTCCTCGTCATCATGGTCTCCGTCGCCGTCACGGCGCTGGCGTCGATCGTGACGAACACGCTGGCGACGGCGATCAGCTCGCTCCCGTCGTGGATCGCGGGACCCGGCGGCACGATCCTCACCCTCGCGGTCTCCTTCGTCCTCGACGCCGCGACCTTCGCCCTCATCATCTGGGTGTGCGGCGTGCGCCCGCCCAGGAAGGACTACGTCTGGGGCTCGGTCATCGCCGCCATCGGCTTCGGCGTCCTGCGGCAGGTCGGGACGAGCGCCGTCGGCTCGGTGAGCAAGAACCCGCTGCTGGCCTCCTTCGCCGCGATCATCGTCCTCGTCCTCTGGCTCCACCTCGCGGCCCGCGTGGTCCTCTACGTGAGTGCCTGGATGGCGAACCCGCCGCGTCCGCAGTCGATCGACCACCCGGACGAGGTCCACGCGAACGAGACGCCGAACTACGTCACCCTCTCCGTCCCGGAGACGCTCGCCTGGCCCCGTCAGTCGCTCTCCGGCACCGTCGAGGTGGACACGACCGCCCACCCCGACTACGTGCCGCCCGTCGAGCTCGACGAGCACGGCCGACCCGCCGAGGGCGAGCCCGCCGACGTCTCGAGCCTCGGCTCGCGCGTCAACCGCTGGCGCTACAACCGCGCCCGCAAGAACCTCGACTCGGCGCGTCGCCGGTACCTCGGCGAGGACTGA
- a CDS encoding mannose-1-phosphate guanylyltransferase, with product MSTTSEQTATDADTAPDDRPVHAIIPAGGAGTRLWPLSRRDHPKFLLDLTGAGRTLIQGTVARLAPVAASTTIVTGVAHVAAVADQLPGVPRENLLTEPLPRDSMAAIGLAAAVIAQRQGRDAVVGSFAADQTIADEAAFETAVRQAAALAREGWVVTIGIEATGPSTAFGYIHAGEPVDVDGAPDGRRVLGFTEKPDAETAAAYLATGDYRWNAGMFVARAGVLLDHLAAQKPELAAGIETIAAAWDTPEREEVLAATWPGLERIAIDHAIAEPVAAAGGVATVPAAMGWDDVGGFDALSGLVASRTEGPAAGVAVLDGTAEGGPAADVEAVGSEGALVASTTGRKVVLLGVPGIVVADTPDALLITTPASGQRVKGVVDRLKAEGRDALL from the coding sequence GTGAGCACCACGAGCGAGCAGACCGCGACGGACGCCGACACCGCGCCGGACGACCGACCCGTCCACGCCATCATCCCCGCCGGCGGCGCCGGCACCCGGCTGTGGCCGCTGTCCCGCCGCGACCACCCGAAGTTCCTCCTCGACCTCACCGGCGCGGGCCGCACCCTCATCCAGGGCACCGTCGCCCGCCTCGCCCCCGTCGCCGCGAGCACGACGATCGTGACCGGTGTCGCCCACGTCGCCGCCGTCGCCGACCAGCTCCCCGGCGTCCCCCGCGAGAACCTCCTCACCGAGCCCCTCCCTCGCGACTCCATGGCCGCCATCGGCCTCGCCGCCGCCGTCATCGCGCAGCGACAGGGCCGCGACGCCGTCGTCGGCTCCTTCGCCGCGGACCAGACCATCGCCGACGAGGCCGCCTTCGAGACCGCCGTCCGCCAGGCCGCGGCGCTGGCCCGCGAGGGCTGGGTCGTCACCATCGGCATCGAGGCCACCGGTCCGTCCACGGCCTTCGGCTACATCCACGCCGGCGAGCCCGTCGACGTCGACGGCGCCCCCGACGGCCGCCGCGTCCTCGGCTTCACCGAGAAGCCCGACGCCGAGACGGCCGCCGCCTACCTCGCCACGGGCGACTACCGCTGGAACGCCGGCATGTTCGTCGCCCGCGCCGGCGTCCTCCTCGACCACCTGGCCGCCCAGAAGCCCGAGCTCGCCGCCGGCATCGAGACCATCGCCGCCGCCTGGGACACCCCCGAGCGCGAGGAGGTCCTCGCGGCCACCTGGCCGGGCTTGGAGAGGATCGCCATCGACCACGCCATCGCCGAGCCCGTCGCCGCGGCCGGGGGAGTGGCCACCGTCCCCGCCGCGATGGGCTGGGACGACGTCGGCGGCTTCGACGCCCTGTCCGGGCTCGTCGCCTCGCGCACCGAGGGCCCCGCCGCGGGCGTCGCCGTCCTCGACGGCACCGCCGAGGGCGGCCCCGCCGCGGACGTCGAGGCAGTCGGCAGCGAGGGTGCGCTCGTCGCCTCGACGACCGGCCGCAAGGTCGTCCTCCTCGGCGTGCCCGGGATCGTCGTCGCCGACACCCCCGACGCCCTCCTCATCACGACGCCGGCCAGCGGCCAGCGGGTCAAGGGCGTCGTCGATCGCCTCAAGGCCGAGGGGCGCGACGCGCTGCTCTGA
- a CDS encoding BMP family lipoprotein, protein MALGLAAALSLAACGAAPSDSASSGSSGSAAAGSSDFTACMVSDEGGFDDQSFNQSGKEGLDKAKSELGVKEIAVESQSAADYATNVDSLVQQGCNLIIGVGFNLAEDMTSAAKANPDIEFALIDSSFSEDGLSNAKPLIFKTSEAAYLAGYAAAGTSRSGKVATYGGQAIPTVQIFMDGFAQGVAKYNEDNGKDVQVLGWDTKNPDAGSFVGDFSNTTKGQQLTEQFLSQGADIILPVAGPVGLGTLSSVKAAGGDNGVVWVDADGYSSTSEGSIIMTSIVKEIGTSVYDTVKEAQAGKFTADPYIGTLKNGGVGIADYHDWSSKVPSDVQTQVKDLEQQIIDGKLTVSTSYDPS, encoded by the coding sequence ATGGCGCTCGGCCTCGCCGCCGCGCTCTCCCTCGCCGCCTGCGGCGCCGCCCCCTCCGACTCCGCGTCCTCCGGCTCCTCCGGCTCCGCCGCCGCCGGCTCCTCCGACTTCACCGCCTGCATGGTCTCCGACGAGGGCGGCTTCGACGACCAGTCCTTCAACCAGTCCGGCAAGGAGGGCCTCGACAAGGCCAAGTCCGAGCTCGGCGTCAAGGAGATCGCCGTCGAGTCCCAGTCCGCCGCCGACTACGCCACGAACGTCGACTCCCTCGTCCAGCAGGGCTGCAACCTCATCATCGGCGTCGGCTTCAACCTCGCCGAGGACATGACGAGCGCCGCCAAGGCCAACCCCGACATCGAGTTCGCCCTCATCGACTCCTCCTTCTCCGAGGACGGCCTGAGCAACGCCAAGCCCCTCATCTTCAAGACCTCCGAGGCCGCCTACCTCGCCGGCTACGCCGCCGCGGGCACCTCCAGGTCCGGCAAGGTCGCCACCTACGGCGGCCAGGCCATCCCGACCGTCCAGATCTTCATGGACGGCTTCGCCCAGGGCGTCGCCAAGTACAACGAGGACAACGGCAAGGACGTCCAGGTCCTCGGCTGGGACACCAAGAACCCCGACGCCGGCTCCTTCGTCGGCGACTTCTCCAACACGACCAAGGGCCAGCAGCTCACCGAGCAGTTCCTGTCCCAGGGCGCGGACATCATCCTCCCGGTCGCCGGCCCCGTGGGCCTGGGCACCCTGTCCTCCGTCAAGGCCGCCGGGGGCGACAACGGCGTCGTGTGGGTCGACGCCGACGGTTACAGCTCCACCTCCGAGGGCTCCATCATCATGACCTCCATCGTCAAGGAGATCGGCACCTCGGTCTACGACACGGTCAAGGAGGCCCAGGCGGGCAAGTTCACCGCGGACCCGTACATCGGCACCCTCAAGAACGGCGGCGTCGGGATCGCGGACTACCACGACTGGTCCTCCAAGGTCCCCTCGGACGTCCAGACCCAGGTCAAGGACCTCGAGCAGCAGATCATCGACGGCAAGCTGACGGTCTCGACCTCCTACGACCCGTCCTGA